One stretch of Podospora bellae-mahoneyi strain CBS 112042 chromosome 2, whole genome shotgun sequence DNA includes these proteins:
- a CDS encoding hypothetical protein (EggNog:ENOG503P786; COG:S) has translation MPSLYTITEPHPTVAKNSYTHSGRGGAGNFFRAPQTTAPSGVPTPAATTPSSTGRFYSGRGGAGNAHAKAERPVLSFDEEFTRAEVREKAATISHVGRGGAGNIFSSSSSSTKKNSTELSRRDSNSTNGSTKSGFWGRISSLGH, from the coding sequence atgccTTCTCTCTACACCATCACCGAGCCTCACCCCACCGTTGCTAAGAACAGCTACACCCACTCTGGCCGTGGCGGTGCTGGCAACTTCTTCCGTGCTCCTCAGACCACCGCTCCCTCCGGTGTCCCTACCCCCGCTGCTACCACACCCTCCAGCACCGGCCGTTTCTACTCCGGCCGGGGGGGTGCCGGCAACGCTCACGCCAAAGCCGAGCGCCCTGTCCTCTCCTTCGACGAGGAGTTCACCCGCGCCGAGGTCCGCGAGAAGGCTGCCACCATCAGCCACGTAGGCCGCGGTGGCGCCGGCAACATCttcagctccagctcctcctccaccaagaAGAACTCGACCGAGCTCAGCCGGAGAGActccaacagcaccaacgGCAGCACCAAGTCTGGCTTCTGGGGCCGCATCAGCAGCCTCGGCCACTAA